The Aquidulcibacter paucihalophilus genome has a window encoding:
- a CDS encoding ABC transporter permease, producing the protein MMRILPSLLLTLLLLAVWEVACRALHVPPYFLPPPSAVAAALVDRAPLLAASAAATFWMALQALVVAALLGGGLALAVSLSRPAEQAVRPLAVALQVTPVVAIAPLVMIWAGLDNADRAVVALAAAVAFFPLFSGVLTGLKSADPDLERLFDLYGASPVQRLVRLRLPSALPFVLEGLRVAAGLAVIGAVVAEFVSGSGATQGLAWRLLEAGNRLRTADMLAALACLMFMGLLLNAAVSVLDRAVRRRLS; encoded by the coding sequence ATGATGCGCATCCTCCCGTCCCTGCTGCTCACGCTCCTGCTTCTGGCGGTCTGGGAGGTCGCCTGCCGCGCCCTGCACGTCCCGCCCTATTTCCTGCCGCCGCCCAGCGCCGTGGCCGCCGCCCTGGTCGACCGCGCCCCGCTCCTTGCCGCCTCCGCCGCCGCGACCTTCTGGATGGCCCTGCAGGCGCTGGTCGTCGCCGCCCTGCTCGGCGGCGGTCTGGCGCTCGCCGTCTCGCTCAGCCGCCCGGCGGAGCAGGCGGTCCGCCCGCTCGCCGTCGCCCTGCAGGTCACGCCGGTGGTGGCCATCGCCCCGCTGGTGATGATCTGGGCCGGACTGGACAATGCCGACCGGGCCGTGGTCGCGCTCGCGGCGGCCGTCGCCTTCTTCCCCCTGTTTTCGGGCGTCCTGACGGGACTCAAGTCCGCCGATCCCGACCTCGAGCGGCTGTTCGACCTCTACGGTGCCTCGCCCGTTCAGCGGCTGGTCCGGCTGCGCCTGCCCTCGGCCCTGCCTTTCGTGCTCGAGGGTCTGCGGGTCGCGGCAGGGCTCGCCGTGATCGGTGCCGTGGTGGCGGAGTTCGTCTCCGGCTCGGGCGCAACGCAGGGACTGGCCTGGCGATTGCTCGAAGCCGGCAACCGGCTGCGCACGGCCGACATGCTGGCCGCCCTCGCCTGCCTGATGTTCATGGGCCTGCTGCTCAACGCCGCCGTCAGCGTGCTGGATCGGGCTGTGCGCCGCCGCCTGTCCTGA
- a CDS encoding ATP-binding cassette domain-containing protein: MAGADAAASLDGVLVRYPGRAPLGPVDLTVAPGEIVAVVGASGAGKSTLLRLLAGLEPPSEGTVQRADGRTGFVFQSATLMPWADALANVALPLELAGMARADARARAAEALTAVGLSDRLDARPRQLSGGMAMRVALARALVTEPDLLLLDEPFAALDSVTRRRLIEDLHRLWSARTPSPAIVFVTHDVEEAVYLAGRAVVLDGATGRVAATLDSPGALPRPDGWRSAAEYRSAVEALARALETAMPGAEVPA, from the coding sequence GTGGCCGGAGCTGACGCCGCGGCGTCGCTGGACGGCGTCCTCGTCCGCTATCCCGGCCGTGCGCCGCTCGGCCCCGTCGACCTGACCGTCGCCCCCGGCGAGATCGTTGCCGTCGTCGGCGCATCCGGGGCCGGCAAATCTACCCTCCTGCGCCTGCTGGCCGGGCTGGAGCCGCCGTCCGAAGGCACCGTCCAGCGGGCCGACGGCCGTACCGGCTTCGTCTTCCAGTCCGCCACCCTGATGCCCTGGGCCGACGCCCTCGCCAACGTCGCCCTGCCGCTGGAACTGGCCGGCATGGCGCGCGCCGACGCCCGCGCCCGCGCCGCCGAAGCCCTGACCGCCGTCGGTCTCAGCGACCGGCTCGACGCCCGTCCGCGCCAGTTGTCCGGCGGCATGGCCATGCGCGTCGCCCTCGCCCGCGCCCTCGTCACCGAACCGGACCTTCTGCTCCTCGACGAGCCCTTCGCCGCCCTCGACAGCGTCACCCGCCGCCGGCTGATCGAGGACCTGCATCGCCTCTGGTCCGCCCGCACCCCGAGCCCGGCCATCGTCTTCGTTACCCATGACGTCGAGGAGGCCGTCTATCTGGCTGGCCGCGCCGTGGTCCTGGACGGCGCGACCGGGCGGGTCGCGGCGACCCTCGACTCGCCCGGTGCCTTGCCGCGGCCCGACGGTTGGCGCTCGGCCGCCGAATACCGGTCCGCCGTCGAAGCCCTTGCCCGGGCCCTCGAGACCGCCATGCCCGGGGCGGAGGTGCCGGCATGA
- a CDS encoding ABC transporter substrate-binding protein, with the protein MTLRGNRRFSTDRRALLAGAGALAATAALAGCQGSEAPVDEEGRVRLRFATDWRAQAEHGGFYQALASGAYTKRGLNVEIIQGGPSVNVPQLLASGAVELGMGSNSFIPMNLVAEGAPVKAVAAFFQKDPQVLIAHPDPALETIADLAGRPMLLATASRDAFWVWLKAKYGFTDDQVRTYNFNPAPFLADERAVQQGYLTSEPYSIEQAAGFAPRVFLLADEGYPSYAAMVLAPNAFARDNAAALRSFIAASAEGWRDYIQGDGKAADALIRKANPEMTQAILDQARARLKANGIVDGGDAALYGLGAMTAERWQAFFDVTSQAGVYPTNLDWRQAFTTQYLPGRGRS; encoded by the coding sequence ATGACCTTGCGTGGGAATCGCCGTTTCTCGACCGACCGCCGCGCCTTGCTGGCCGGTGCCGGCGCGCTCGCGGCCACAGCGGCGCTCGCCGGCTGCCAGGGCTCCGAGGCCCCTGTCGACGAAGAGGGCCGCGTTCGCCTGCGCTTCGCCACCGACTGGCGCGCCCAGGCCGAGCACGGCGGCTTCTACCAGGCACTGGCTTCGGGGGCCTATACGAAGCGCGGCCTGAACGTCGAGATCATCCAGGGCGGCCCGAGCGTGAACGTGCCGCAGCTGCTGGCCTCCGGGGCCGTTGAGCTGGGCATGGGCTCCAACAGCTTCATCCCGATGAATCTGGTCGCCGAGGGTGCCCCGGTGAAGGCCGTCGCCGCCTTCTTCCAGAAGGACCCCCAGGTCCTCATCGCTCATCCGGACCCGGCGCTGGAGACCATCGCCGACCTCGCCGGCCGCCCCATGCTGCTGGCCACCGCCTCGCGCGACGCCTTCTGGGTCTGGCTCAAGGCCAAATACGGCTTCACCGACGATCAGGTCCGGACCTACAATTTCAACCCCGCGCCCTTCCTCGCCGACGAGCGGGCGGTGCAGCAGGGCTATCTGACCTCGGAGCCCTACAGCATTGAACAGGCTGCGGGTTTCGCGCCCAGGGTCTTCCTGCTGGCCGACGAGGGCTATCCCTCCTACGCCGCCATGGTCCTGGCCCCCAACGCCTTCGCCCGCGACAACGCCGCCGCCCTGCGCAGCTTCATCGCCGCTTCGGCCGAGGGCTGGCGCGACTACATCCAGGGCGACGGCAAGGCCGCTGACGCCCTGATCCGCAAGGCCAATCCGGAGATGACCCAGGCCATCCTCGACCAGGCCCGCGCCCGGCTGAAGGCCAACGGCATCGTCGATGGCGGCGACGCCGCCCTCTACGGTCTCGGCGCCATGACCGCCGAACGCTGGCAGGCCTTCTTCGACGTCACCTCCCAGGCCGGGGTCTATCCGACCAATCTGGACTGGCGGCAGGCCTTCACCACCCAGTACCTGCCCGGCCGTGGCCGGAGCTGA
- a CDS encoding YwqG family protein, translated as MPSPETPVFSADRRVLLAGVGALLIAGSARGAAAQDPAAATRAVIAALQPLAMRAVVLEQADRPTVCRLGGAPRLPASTAWPDRKGRPLSFIAELDLTALRAVGGPDWLPASGVLHLFFDVEEEPWGFDPADHDGWKVIMTDAPAPRPLPHPPGLSGDRVFAPVPLAGRSTLTYPTTERLDLTPEVGRTFEFEPVHAFMDAGLGDGPRHQVGGFPSPIQGDGMELEAQLASNGIYMGGPDSYTDARIAALEPGAADWRLLLQIDSDDAAGLMWGDTGTLYVWVREQDARMGDFSRVWMIVQSA; from the coding sequence ATGCCGTCGCCCGAAACCCCCGTCTTTTCCGCTGATCGTCGCGTCCTGCTGGCGGGCGTCGGTGCCCTGCTGATCGCCGGGTCCGCGCGCGGTGCGGCGGCGCAGGATCCTGCAGCCGCGACGCGCGCCGTGATCGCGGCCCTGCAGCCCCTGGCCATGCGCGCGGTGGTTCTGGAGCAGGCAGACCGGCCCACAGTGTGCCGGCTCGGGGGCGCTCCGCGCCTGCCTGCGTCGACCGCCTGGCCCGACCGGAAGGGCCGACCGCTGTCCTTCATCGCCGAACTGGATCTGACCGCCCTGCGCGCGGTCGGCGGCCCGGACTGGTTGCCGGCATCGGGCGTCCTCCACCTGTTCTTTGACGTCGAGGAGGAACCCTGGGGTTTTGATCCGGCCGACCACGACGGCTGGAAGGTCATCATGACCGATGCTCCCGCCCCCCGGCCCCTGCCGCATCCGCCGGGCCTGTCCGGCGACCGGGTCTTCGCGCCCGTCCCACTCGCTGGCCGGAGCACCCTGACCTATCCGACCACCGAACGCCTGGACCTGACCCCGGAGGTTGGCCGGACGTTCGAGTTCGAGCCGGTGCACGCCTTCATGGACGCCGGGCTGGGCGACGGTCCGCGGCATCAGGTCGGCGGCTTTCCCAGCCCCATCCAGGGGGACGGCATGGAGCTCGAGGCGCAACTGGCCTCGAACGGCATCTATATGGGCGGGCCGGACAGCTACACAGACGCGCGGATCGCCGCGCTCGAGCCCGGCGCGGCCGACTGGCGGCTGCTGCTGCAGATCGACAGTGACGATGCGGCCGGACTCATGTGGGGCGACACGGGGACCCTCTATGTCTGGGTCCGGGAACAGGACGCGCGCATGGGCGACTTCAGCCGCGTCTGGATGATCGTCCAGTCCGCATGA
- a CDS encoding ABC-F family ATP-binding cassette domain-containing protein: MAPRPPLVALKNVRLQDGQRPLFDGVDIAVEPRTRAALVGRNGAGKSTLMKMVMGLIEPDAGDRSMQAGTRFAYVAQEPVITGETLLDYAASEGAERWTAEAWLATFGLDPQKAAVNLSGGEIRRAALAKAFAEEPDLLLLDEPTNHLDILAIELLEDELLQARFSVLVVSHDRAFLNRVTQSCHWLEGRRVRTLNKGFAAFDEWADKVMEEEAESLRRLNKAIERETYTFYRSITAQRTRNEGRARALNAMREDRAERVKDIPRELNLGVDSGGLSGKLVAELKGVTKGFGERTVIKPFSTRVIRGDRLAIVGPNGAGKTTLVKILLGKLKPDEGTVRLGANLEPVYLDQSREGLRSDMTLWDALTPGGGDSVLVRGVSKHVAAYAKDFLFQEGQLRQPISTLSGGERNRLLLARALAKPANMLVLDEPTNDLDMDTLDKLEELLETYDGTLILVSHDRDFVDRLATSTIAMNGRGDIVETPGGWTDFIRQNPGFLQPGANPRPQDKDAAQRAAAAPAPASIAPAAPKKPGKLTFKDAHRLKELEGLLASLPDDIARHDATLSDPDLYARDRKAFDRATANADRARTLLAAAEEEWLELEAKREALANV; encoded by the coding sequence ATGGCTCCCCGTCCTCCTCTCGTCGCCCTCAAGAACGTCCGTCTCCAGGACGGCCAGCGCCCGCTGTTCGACGGGGTCGACATCGCGGTCGAGCCGCGCACGCGCGCCGCCCTCGTCGGCCGCAACGGGGCCGGCAAGTCGACCCTGATGAAGATGGTCATGGGCCTGATCGAGCCCGACGCCGGCGACCGCTCAATGCAGGCCGGCACCCGCTTCGCCTATGTCGCCCAGGAACCCGTCATCACCGGCGAGACCCTGCTGGACTACGCCGCCTCCGAAGGGGCCGAGCGCTGGACCGCAGAGGCCTGGCTGGCCACCTTCGGTCTCGACCCCCAAAAGGCCGCAGTGAACCTGTCGGGCGGTGAAATCCGCCGCGCCGCCCTCGCCAAGGCCTTCGCCGAAGAGCCGGACCTGCTGCTGCTCGACGAGCCGACCAACCACCTCGACATCCTGGCCATCGAACTGCTGGAGGATGAACTCCTCCAGGCCCGGTTCTCCGTGCTGGTCGTCAGCCACGACCGCGCCTTCCTCAACCGCGTCACCCAGTCCTGTCACTGGCTGGAAGGCCGCCGCGTCCGCACCCTCAACAAGGGCTTCGCCGCCTTCGACGAATGGGCCGACAAGGTCATGGAGGAAGAGGCCGAGTCCCTGCGCCGCCTGAACAAGGCGATCGAGCGCGAGACCTATACCTTCTACCGCTCCATCACCGCCCAGCGTACCCGCAACGAAGGCCGCGCCCGCGCCCTCAACGCCATGCGCGAGGACCGCGCCGAACGGGTCAAGGACATCCCCCGCGAACTCAATCTCGGCGTCGATTCCGGCGGCCTGTCGGGCAAGCTGGTGGCCGAGCTCAAGGGCGTGACCAAGGGCTTCGGCGAGCGCACCGTCATCAAGCCGTTCAGCACCCGTGTCATCCGCGGCGACCGGCTGGCCATCGTCGGCCCGAACGGCGCGGGCAAGACCACCCTGGTCAAGATCCTGCTCGGCAAGCTCAAGCCCGACGAGGGCACGGTCCGCCTCGGTGCCAATCTGGAGCCCGTCTATCTCGACCAGTCCCGCGAAGGTCTGCGCAGCGACATGACCCTGTGGGACGCCCTGACCCCCGGCGGCGGCGACAGCGTCCTGGTGCGCGGCGTGTCCAAACACGTCGCCGCCTATGCCAAGGACTTCCTGTTCCAGGAGGGCCAGCTGCGCCAGCCGATCTCGACCCTGTCCGGCGGCGAGCGCAACCGCCTGCTGCTGGCCCGCGCCCTGGCCAAGCCCGCCAACATGCTGGTCCTCGACGAACCGACCAACGACCTCGACATGGACACGCTCGACAAGCTGGAAGAGCTGCTCGAGACCTATGACGGCACCTTGATCCTGGTCAGCCACGACCGCGACTTCGTCGACCGTCTGGCCACCTCGACCATCGCCATGAACGGCCGCGGCGACATCGTCGAGACCCCCGGCGGCTGGACCGACTTCATCCGCCAGAACCCCGGCTTCCTCCAGCCCGGCGCCAACCCCCGCCCGCAGGACAAGGACGCCGCCCAGCGTGCGGCGGCAGCGCCCGCCCCGGCCTCGATCGCGCCGGCCGCCCCGAAGAAACCCGGCAAACTCACCTTCAAGGACGCCCACCGCCTGAAGGAGCTGGAGGGCCTGCTCGCCAGCCTCCCGGACGACATCGCCCGGCACGACGCGACCCTGTCCGACCCCGACCTCTACGCCCGCGACCGCAAGGCCTTCGACCGCGCCACCGCCAACGCCGACCGCGCCCGCACCCTGCTGGCGGCGGCGGAGGAGGAATGGCTGGAGCTGGAAGCGAAGCGCGAGGCCCTCGCCAACGTCTGA
- a CDS encoding YcgN family cysteine cluster protein, giving the protein MDDRPFWQTKRLEQMTREEWESLCDGCGLCCLVRFEDEDTGKVVPTRVHCKLFDSDRCTCIDYDNRRAQVPDCIKLTPWNIEQLGWMPKSCGYRRIHEGRGLADWHPLISGDPESVHAAGVSVRGQTVSELALKEPEDALDFEAPEWDLERGG; this is encoded by the coding sequence ATGGATGATCGGCCCTTCTGGCAAACCAAGCGACTGGAACAGATGACTCGCGAGGAGTGGGAGAGCCTGTGCGACGGCTGTGGCCTGTGCTGCCTTGTCCGGTTCGAGGACGAGGATACGGGCAAGGTCGTTCCGACGCGGGTTCACTGCAAGCTGTTCGACAGCGATCGCTGCACCTGTATCGACTACGACAACCGGCGCGCACAGGTGCCGGACTGCATCAAGCTGACACCGTGGAATATCGAACAGCTGGGCTGGATGCCGAAGTCGTGCGGCTATCGCCGGATCCATGAGGGACGGGGACTGGCCGACTGGCATCCGCTGATCTCGGGCGATCCGGAGAGCGTGCACGCCGCGGGCGTTTCGGTGCGTGGGCAGACGGTATCGGAGCTGGCGCTCAAGGAGCCGGAGGACGCGCTGGATTTCGAGGCACCGGAGTGGGATCTGGAGCGGGGCGGGTGA